In a single window of the Nodularia spumigena CCY9414 genome:
- a CDS encoding NAD(P)-dependent oxidoreductase, producing the protein MATKHGVVVVNNPGLSTTAVAEHTICMILALAKKLTFLNQCVKTGNYLIRNQVQPMQLEGKTLGIVGLGRIGSAVASKCSAAFQMRVLAYDPYVLPSQAEAVGGTLVENLDYLLAESDFVSLHPELTDETYEMFALEAFKKMKPTAFLINTSRGKIVCEQDLVVAIGEKWISGAAIDVFEPEPPCQDNPLYDFDNVILSPHLAGVTPEAAIAATLSAANQILQVLQGQKPPYIVNPEVLDNFPHLQ; encoded by the coding sequence GTGGCTACAAAACATGGGGTTGTTGTAGTCAACAATCCTGGTTTGTCAACAACTGCTGTGGCAGAACACACGATTTGCATGATTTTAGCTCTGGCAAAAAAGCTGACTTTTCTCAATCAGTGTGTAAAAACAGGAAACTACCTAATTCGTAATCAGGTACAACCAATGCAACTGGAAGGAAAAACATTGGGTATTGTTGGATTGGGAAGGATTGGTAGTGCTGTTGCCAGTAAGTGCAGTGCAGCATTCCAGATGCGAGTTTTAGCATACGATCCTTACGTTCTACCCAGCCAAGCCGAAGCGGTGGGTGGAACCTTGGTGGAAAATTTAGACTACCTTTTGGCGGAATCTGACTTTGTATCTTTGCATCCTGAACTAACGGATGAAACTTATGAAATGTTTGCTCTAGAAGCTTTTAAGAAAATGAAACCCACAGCTTTCTTGATTAATACATCTCGTGGGAAGATAGTTTGTGAACAAGATTTGGTTGTAGCCATAGGTGAAAAATGGATATCAGGAGCAGCAATAGATGTGTTTGAGCCAGAACCCCCATGTCAGGATAATCCTTTATATGACTTTGATAATGTAATTCTGTCACCGCATCTGGCTGGAGTTACACCTGAAGCTGCTATAGCGGCGACACTTTCCGCAGCTAATCAAATCCTGCAAGTGCTTCAGGGTCAAAAGCCGCCTTACATTGTGAATCCAGAAGTTCTGGACAATTTTCCACATCTGCAATGA
- a CDS encoding ABC transporter ATP-binding protein/permease, with the protein MQTEVVRDRPLINKPTFSDFTRFWDNVQAIARPYWYPTDPEGRPFSEVISSWGMLILLILLIIGLVGVTAINSFVDRYLIDVIIQDKDVSKFFKILLLYGLGLLSITLLTGFTKFVRKKIDLDWYQFINKQILEKYFSNRAYYKINFLSDVDNPDQRLSQEIEPITKTALNFAATLLEKVLEMTTFLIILLSISRIAAGILLTYTIIGNLIAIYLSKELDKITQDELKFKADYTYSLTHVRNHAESIAFFQGENQELNIIQRRFNNLLKSSARKIDWERNKDIFNRGYRSVIQIFPFLIFAPAYIRGEIDFGQVNQAVIACSMFANGIATLIDEFGNSGRFSSYVERLAEFSDALEAVTKEPENVSTIKTTEENRLAFEDFTLQTPDYTHVIVENLSLSVQPGEGLLIVGPSGRGKSSLLRAIAGLWNAGSGRLVRPPLEEVLFLPQRPYIILGTLREQLLYPRTNRQMTDTELEAVLQQVNLQNVVTKVDSFDTQVPWENILSLGEQQRLAFARLLVTRPSFTILDEATSALDLKNEASLYQQLQATKTTYISIGHRESLFDYHEWVLELSQDSTWQLVTVQDYRDQKAMVTIPSPNKNR; encoded by the coding sequence ATGCAAACTGAAGTTGTTCGCGATCGCCCCTTAATAAATAAGCCTACTTTTTCAGATTTTACTCGATTTTGGGATAATGTCCAAGCGATCGCCAGACCTTACTGGTATCCAACCGATCCCGAAGGCAGGCCATTTTCCGAGGTGATATCCTCATGGGGAATGCTGATTCTCCTGATCTTATTAATCATCGGGCTTGTGGGCGTAACTGCTATTAATAGCTTTGTTGATCGCTATTTAATTGATGTGATTATTCAGGATAAAGATGTTTCTAAGTTTTTCAAGATATTATTGCTTTACGGCTTGGGACTGCTCTCGATCACGCTCTTGACAGGATTTACTAAATTTGTCAGAAAAAAAATTGACCTTGATTGGTATCAATTTATCAATAAGCAGATTTTAGAAAAATATTTTAGCAACCGCGCCTACTATAAAATTAATTTTCTATCTGATGTTGACAACCCAGATCAACGTCTATCCCAAGAAATCGAACCAATTACCAAAACTGCTCTCAATTTTGCAGCCACTTTGTTAGAAAAAGTCCTGGAAATGACGACTTTTTTAATAATTCTTTTGTCAATTTCCCGAATAGCCGCAGGTATTTTGCTTACTTATACAATCATAGGCAATTTGATTGCTATTTACTTGAGTAAAGAATTAGATAAAATTACTCAAGATGAACTTAAATTTAAAGCCGACTACACTTATAGTCTAACTCATGTTCGGAATCATGCCGAATCGATAGCTTTTTTTCAGGGAGAAAACCAAGAATTAAATATAATTCAGCGTCGATTTAATAATCTGCTAAAAAGTTCTGCACGCAAGATTGACTGGGAAAGAAATAAAGACATTTTTAACCGAGGATATCGGTCTGTTATCCAGATATTTCCGTTTTTAATATTCGCACCTGCATATATTCGCGGTGAAATTGATTTCGGACAAGTTAACCAAGCCGTTATCGCTTGCAGTATGTTTGCTAATGGTATTGCCACATTAATAGATGAATTTGGAAATTCTGGACGATTTTCCAGTTACGTTGAGCGTTTAGCCGAGTTTTCGGATGCTTTAGAAGCTGTGACGAAAGAACCAGAGAACGTGAGTACCATCAAAACAACCGAAGAAAACCGTCTCGCTTTCGAGGATTTCACCTTACAAACACCGGATTATACCCACGTAATCGTCGAAAACCTATCGCTGTCTGTTCAACCAGGAGAAGGTTTATTAATTGTTGGGCCTAGTGGTAGAGGTAAAAGTTCTTTGTTAAGAGCGATCGCTGGTTTGTGGAATGCCGGATCAGGCCGTCTCGTGCGCCCCCCCCTAGAAGAAGTCTTATTTTTGCCTCAACGTCCTTATATAATTTTGGGAACATTACGCGAACAGTTACTGTATCCTCGAACAAATCGTCAAATGACTGATACAGAACTCGAAGCAGTTTTGCAACAAGTTAATCTCCAAAACGTGGTGACAAAAGTTGATAGCTTTGATACACAAGTTCCTTGGGAAAATATATTATCACTAGGAGAACAACAACGCCTTGCTTTCGCACGATTGTTAGTTACTCGTCCTAGCTTTACTATATTAGATGAAGCAACAAGTGCTTTGGATTTGAAGAATGAAGCAAGTTTATATCAACAGTTACAAGCAACAAAAACAACATATATCAGTATTGGGCATCGGGAAAGCCTGTTTGATTATCATGAATGGGTTTTGGAACTTTCACAAGATTCCACTTGGCAGCTTGTGACTGTGCAGGATTATCGGGATCAAAAAGCAATGGTCACTATTCCCTCCCCAAATAAAAATAGATGA
- a CDS encoding SRPBCC family protein → MLNFQHSSVINAPPEVVWKFHERRDILQLLNPPWQPVQVIRREGGLEVGATTEFRLFLGPLPLTWLARHTECEKNRLFIDEQISGPFETWVHRHEFAPENGKTKLTDAVSFSMPGGGTVEFVSGWLIQAQLEAMFRYRHHVTKRECESR, encoded by the coding sequence ATGCTGAACTTTCAACATTCCTCAGTCATTAATGCGCCACCCGAAGTAGTGTGGAAATTCCACGAAAGACGAGATATTTTGCAACTACTCAACCCACCTTGGCAACCAGTGCAAGTAATTCGTCGTGAAGGCGGGCTAGAAGTGGGCGCTACCACTGAATTTCGTTTGTTTTTAGGGCCATTACCTTTAACTTGGTTAGCACGACACACCGAATGCGAAAAAAATCGCCTGTTTATCGACGAACAGATATCTGGCCCCTTTGAAACTTGGGTACATCGCCATGAATTCGCCCCAGAAAATGGTAAAACCAAATTAACTGATGCTGTTTCCTTCTCCATGCCTGGTGGTGGTACAGTTGAATTTGTCAGTGGTTGGCTAATACAAGCGCAATTAGAAGCCATGTTTCGCTATCGCCACCATGTCACAAAACGCGAGTGTGAGTCACGATAA
- a CDS encoding B12-binding domain-containing radical SAM protein, with the protein MTSSLFASERLLFTPTTPNTDAIPLIFAFPNEYTVGITSLGYQVVWATLAMREDVQVSRLFTDIQEQLPRKQEIVGFSISWELDYVNILNLLESLDIPIRATSRNDSHPIIFGGGPVLTANPEPFADFFDVILLGDGENLLPNFIETYKEVRNASREIQLKALAQVPGIYVPSLYEVEYHAKDGELKSIKPILPEIPAVVQKQTYRGNTLSTSTVVTEKAAWENIYMVEVVRSCPEMCRFCMASYLTLPFRTASLEESLIPAIEKGLAVTNRLGLLGASVTQHPEFEALLDYISQPKYDDVRLSIASVRTNTVTVQLAETLAKRDTRSLTIAVESGSEKLRQIVNKKLHNDEIIQAAINAKAGGLKALKLYGMAGIPGEEPEDLEQTVAMMRNIKKAAPGLRLTFGCSTFVPKAHTPFQWFGVNRQAEKRLQMLQKQLKPQGIEFRPESYNWSIIQALISRGDRRLSQLLELTREFGDSLGSYKRAFKQLKGQIPDLEFYVHSNWSTEQILPWNHLQGPLPQSTLLKHLAEATSHFKSSPPELQPLNAKYC; encoded by the coding sequence GTGACATCATCTCTATTTGCCTCTGAACGCCTTCTATTTACCCCCACAACCCCCAATACCGATGCTATCCCGCTAATTTTCGCCTTTCCCAACGAGTACACCGTGGGTATTACTAGCCTCGGCTATCAGGTGGTGTGGGCAACTTTAGCCATGCGTGAAGATGTGCAGGTGAGTCGCTTATTTACCGATATTCAGGAACAACTACCCAGAAAACAGGAAATTGTGGGGTTTTCCATTTCCTGGGAACTCGATTATGTGAATATTTTAAATTTACTGGAATCTTTAGATATTCCCATCAGGGCTACTTCCCGCAATGATTCCCACCCCATAATTTTTGGCGGTGGTCCTGTTCTCACTGCTAACCCCGAACCTTTTGCAGACTTTTTTGATGTGATTTTACTCGGTGATGGGGAAAATCTGCTGCCTAATTTTATTGAGACGTATAAAGAAGTTAGAAACGCTTCTAGAGAAATTCAACTCAAAGCACTAGCGCAAGTACCAGGAATTTATGTTCCTAGTTTGTATGAGGTGGAATATCACGCCAAAGATGGTGAGTTAAAGTCAATTAAACCAATTTTACCAGAAATTCCCGCAGTGGTGCAGAAGCAGACTTACCGAGGAAATACTTTATCTACATCCACTGTGGTGACGGAAAAAGCCGCCTGGGAAAATATTTATATGGTGGAAGTGGTGCGGAGTTGTCCCGAAATGTGCCGCTTTTGTATGGCGAGTTATCTGACTTTACCTTTTAGAACAGCTAGCCTGGAAGAGTCGTTAATTCCCGCTATTGAAAAAGGGTTAGCTGTGACAAATCGCTTGGGGTTATTGGGGGCTTCTGTGACTCAACATCCAGAGTTTGAAGCTTTGTTAGATTATATTAGTCAGCCCAAATATGATGATGTGCGTTTGAGTATTGCCTCGGTGCGAACCAATACGGTAACTGTGCAGCTGGCCGAAACTTTAGCCAAACGAGACACGCGATCGCTTACAATTGCAGTAGAGAGTGGTTCCGAAAAACTCCGCCAAATCGTCAACAAAAAGCTGCATAATGATGAAATCATCCAAGCTGCCATTAATGCCAAGGCTGGAGGTTTAAAAGCCTTGAAACTTTACGGTATGGCAGGTATCCCCGGTGAAGAACCAGAAGATTTAGAGCAAACTGTGGCAATGATGCGGAATATTAAAAAAGCAGCCCCAGGATTGCGGTTAACCTTTGGATGTAGTACATTTGTTCCCAAAGCACACACGCCATTTCAATGGTTTGGGGTAAATCGTCAAGCAGAAAAGCGGTTACAGATGCTGCAAAAACAGCTAAAACCCCAGGGTATAGAATTTCGTCCTGAAAGCTATAATTGGTCAATTATACAGGCTTTGATATCGAGAGGCGATCGCCGACTGTCCCAACTTCTAGAATTAACCCGTGAATTTGGCGACTCTTTAGGTAGCTACAAACGGGCTTTCAAACAACTCAAAGGACAAATCCCCGACTTAGAGTTTTACGTTCACAGCAACTGGTCAACAGAGCAAATCTTACCTTGGAATCACTTGCAAGGGCCGCTACCACAGTCTACACTACTAAAGCACTTAGCGGAAGCTACCAGTCATTTCAAATCATCACCCCCAGAACTACAGCCATTAAATGCAAAATACTGCTGA
- a CDS encoding SemiSWEET transporter: protein MEFITILGLLAATLTTSAFLPQMLKTWQSKSAKDVSYLMLITFISGLSLWLIYGIYLKSLPIILANSFTLFFNLIILWLKIRYR from the coding sequence ATGGAATTTATCACAATCTTAGGATTACTTGCTGCCACATTAACAACTAGCGCCTTCTTACCCCAAATGTTGAAAACATGGCAAAGCAAATCAGCAAAAGACGTATCTTACCTGATGCTGATTACATTTATAAGTGGTCTTTCCTTATGGTTAATATATGGAATTTATCTGAAATCCTTACCGATTATTCTAGCTAACAGCTTCACCTTATTTTTCAACCTCATAATTCTATGGCTTAAAATTAGATATAGATAA
- a CDS encoding DUF29 domain-containing protein, protein MSKETGYEQDFLLWTQQQAELLKKGHWAELDVENLVEEIEALGRSEQKELGCYLQVLLMHLLKCKYQPERRTKSWDNTLSNCRNQIQDCLEDTPSLQRYLQDPVWREKYYRRACRDAAKETQKSGETFPAECPFTIEQILDPSF, encoded by the coding sequence ATGAGTAAAGAAACTGGTTATGAGCAAGACTTTCTACTGTGGACGCAACAACAAGCCGAGTTGTTGAAAAAAGGACATTGGGCTGAGTTAGATGTTGAAAACTTGGTAGAGGAAATCGAGGCTTTGGGGCGCAGTGAACAGAAAGAACTCGGCTGCTATTTACAGGTGCTGTTAATGCACCTACTCAAATGCAAGTATCAGCCGGAACGCCGAACCAAAAGCTGGGATAACACCCTTTCTAACTGCCGAAATCAAATTCAAGACTGCTTAGAAGATACTCCCAGTTTGCAGCGTTATCTTCAAGACCCAGTGTGGAGAGAAAAATACTACCGTCGTGCTTGTAGAGACGCAGCTAAAGAAACTCAAAAATCAGGAGAAACTTTTCCGGCTGAATGTCCGTTTACAATTGAGCAAATTCTTGACCCCAGTTTCTGA
- the aroC gene encoding chorismate synthase: MGNTFGHLFRITTFGESHGGGVGVIIDGCPPQLEITAEEIQLELDRRRPGQSKITTPRKEADTCEILSGVFGGKTLGTPIAIMVRNKDTRPQDYDEMAQTYRPSHADATYDAKYGIRNWQGGGRSSARETIGRVAAGAIAKKILRQVANIEIIGYVKRIKDLEGVIDPNTVTLEQVESNIVRCPDAECCDRMIELIEQIGREGNSIGGVVECVARNVPKGLGEPVFDKLEADIAKGVMSLPASKGFEIGSGFAGTLLTGIEHNDEFYIDENGEIRTVTNRSGGIQGGISNGENIVLRVAFKPTATIRKEQKTVTKEGEETVLAAKGRHDPCVLPRAVPMVEAMVALVLCDHLLRNHGQCKVL; this comes from the coding sequence ATGGGCAATACTTTCGGACATTTATTTCGCATCACCACATTCGGCGAGTCCCACGGCGGCGGTGTGGGAGTTATAATTGATGGCTGTCCTCCCCAACTAGAAATTACAGCCGAAGAAATTCAACTAGAATTAGACAGAAGACGACCGGGACAAAGTAAAATAACCACACCCCGCAAAGAAGCCGACACTTGCGAAATTTTGTCTGGAGTATTTGGAGGGAAGACCTTGGGAACACCCATAGCCATTATGGTGCGGAATAAAGACACCCGTCCCCAAGACTACGACGAAATGGCGCAAACCTATCGCCCATCTCATGCTGATGCAACTTATGATGCAAAATATGGGATTCGTAATTGGCAAGGTGGTGGAAGATCGTCAGCCCGTGAGACAATAGGTAGAGTTGCAGCTGGTGCGATCGCTAAAAAAATTCTCCGTCAAGTTGCTAATATTGAAATCATCGGTTACGTCAAGCGCATCAAAGACTTAGAAGGCGTAATTGATCCTAATACCGTCACCTTAGAACAAGTAGAAAGCAATATTGTACGCTGTCCCGATGCCGAATGCTGCGATCGGATGATTGAATTAATAGAACAAATAGGTAGAGAAGGTAATTCCATCGGCGGTGTAGTAGAATGCGTAGCCCGGAATGTACCCAAAGGTTTAGGCGAACCAGTATTTGATAAATTAGAAGCAGATATTGCCAAAGGTGTGATGTCTCTACCCGCTAGTAAAGGCTTTGAAATTGGTTCAGGTTTTGCTGGGACACTATTAACAGGAATTGAACATAACGACGAATTTTATATTGATGAAAACGGAGAAATTCGCACCGTCACCAACCGTTCTGGAGGTATCCAAGGGGGAATTTCCAACGGTGAAAATATTGTTTTGCGAGTTGCATTTAAGCCCACAGCCACAATTAGAAAAGAGCAAAAAACAGTTACTAAAGAAGGTGAAGAAACAGTATTAGCAGCCAAAGGAAGACATGATCCTTGCGTCTTACCCCGTGCAGTGCCAATGGTTGAAGCAATGGTAGCATTAGTATTGTGTGACCATTTATTACGCAATCATGGGCAGTGTAAGGTATTGTAA
- a CDS encoding glutamate-5-semialdehyde dehydrogenase: MTIIKDASGLIAIAQQTRASASKLALLDTEAKNQALEAIAQALELAKLDIIQANIADCQAADAQGIAKPLYKRLQLDEHKLRDAIAGVRDVAKLADAVGQVQIHRELDTGLVLKRITCPLGVLGIIFEARPEAAIQIVSLAIKSGNGVILKGGKEAIRSCEAIVKAIKQGLSQTAVNSDAVQLLTTREETLELLNLDKYVDLIIPRGSNSFVQFVQDNTRIPVLGHAEGICHLYIDKAADIAKAIKVTVDAKIQYAAACNAIETLLIHQSIAVDILPKIAEALQKVDVELKGDQRTLEILPNIAKATDTDWETEYSDLILALKVVDSIEEAIAHINEYGSRHTEAIITEDLAAVETFFGLVNAAGVFHNCSTRFADGFRYGFGAEVGISTQQMPPRGPVGLEGLITYKYQMTGNGHIVATYTGENAKSFTHQELG, from the coding sequence ATGACTATAATTAAGGATGCTTCTGGATTAATTGCGATCGCTCAACAAACACGCGCCTCTGCTAGTAAATTGGCACTTCTGGACACTGAAGCGAAAAATCAAGCTTTAGAAGCGATCGCTCAAGCTTTGGAATTAGCAAAGCTCGATATTATACAGGCAAATATCGCTGATTGTCAAGCCGCAGATGCCCAGGGAATTGCCAAACCACTGTATAAGCGTTTGCAGTTAGATGAACATAAATTAAGAGATGCGATCGCTGGAGTGCGAGATGTGGCTAAACTAGCAGATGCAGTGGGTCAAGTGCAGATTCACCGCGAACTTGATACAGGTTTAGTTCTCAAGCGCATAACTTGTCCTTTGGGTGTGTTAGGAATTATTTTTGAAGCCCGTCCAGAAGCAGCAATTCAAATTGTTTCCCTGGCGATTAAATCAGGTAACGGTGTAATTCTCAAAGGTGGAAAAGAAGCAATTCGTTCTTGTGAAGCCATAGTTAAAGCCATTAAACAAGGATTATCTCAAACTGCTGTTAATTCAGATGCAGTGCAGTTATTAACAACCAGAGAAGAAACTTTAGAACTTTTAAATTTAGATAAATATGTAGACTTAATTATTCCCAGAGGTTCCAATTCCTTTGTGCAGTTTGTCCAAGATAATACGCGCATTCCCGTATTAGGACACGCCGAAGGAATTTGTCATCTATATATAGATAAAGCTGCTGATATTGCCAAAGCTATTAAAGTGACCGTTGATGCTAAAATTCAATATGCTGCTGCTTGTAATGCCATAGAAACTTTATTAATTCACCAATCAATAGCCGTAGACATTTTACCAAAAATTGCCGAAGCTTTGCAAAAAGTTGATGTAGAATTAAAAGGTGATCAACGCACCTTAGAGATATTACCAAATATTGCCAAAGCCACAGATACAGACTGGGAAACAGAATACAGTGATCTTATTTTAGCGCTGAAAGTTGTAGACTCAATAGAAGAGGCGATCGCACATATTAACGAATATGGTTCCCGTCATACTGAAGCCATAATTACAGAAGACTTAGCAGCCGTAGAAACCTTCTTTGGACTCGTGAATGCAGCCGGAGTATTTCACAATTGTTCTACCCGATTCGCCGATGGTTTCCGCTACGGATTTGGTGCAGAAGTAGGAATAAGCACCCAACAAATGCCGCCCCGTGGACCAGTCGGTTTAGAAGGATTAATCACCTACAAATATCAAATGACTGGTAACGGTCATATTGTCGCCACATACACCGGAGAAAACGCTAAATCTTTTACTCATCAAGAATTAGGATAA
- a CDS encoding ABC transporter permease, with protein sequence MDNLNFFSDYLIASLRLAVPLAFAAEGMLLTGAFTSAMATFYTGNPWLGILCALIAGGLVGLLHAFLCVSLYVNQLVSGLAINLVAAGVTSFLARLVFHGAQRLPGIEPLVIPGLANIPLLGSIFFQQDIFVYLLIILVAVSNYILFHTSFGLTLRAVGEYPQAAATTGVAVSKVRYWAVILSGCLASLGGAYLTLVQIQFFTENMSAGKGFIAIAALIFGRWHPVGSTLACLLFGATEALQLRIQALGVNIPYQFLAMLPYAIALLALLGLAGKSRPPQGLGVPYSPGNRPDSQI encoded by the coding sequence ATGGATAATCTTAATTTCTTTTCTGACTATTTAATTGCTAGTCTGCGTTTAGCTGTACCTCTAGCATTTGCAGCAGAAGGAATGTTGCTCACTGGTGCTTTTACCAGTGCAATGGCTACGTTTTACACGGGTAATCCTTGGCTGGGGATTCTCTGTGCTTTAATTGCTGGGGGATTAGTCGGTTTACTCCACGCTTTTTTATGCGTAAGTTTATACGTCAATCAATTAGTCTCAGGTTTAGCGATTAATCTGGTGGCTGCTGGGGTAACATCGTTTTTAGCACGGTTAGTATTTCATGGCGCTCAAAGATTACCAGGAATTGAGCCTTTAGTCATTCCTGGTTTGGCGAATATACCTCTACTGGGATCTATATTCTTTCAGCAAGATATTTTCGTATATTTACTGATAATTCTAGTTGCTGTAAGTAACTATATTTTATTTCACACGAGCTTTGGATTGACGTTACGGGCTGTAGGTGAATATCCCCAAGCTGCCGCAACGACTGGGGTTGCAGTCTCAAAGGTGCGATATTGGGCTGTAATCCTCAGTGGCTGTCTTGCCAGTTTAGGAGGTGCTTATCTGACTTTGGTACAAATACAATTTTTTACCGAAAATATGAGTGCGGGGAAAGGATTTATTGCGATCGCAGCTTTAATTTTTGGCAGATGGCATCCTGTAGGCAGTACTCTGGCTTGTTTGTTATTCGGCGCGACAGAAGCTTTACAGTTACGAATTCAAGCCCTGGGTGTGAACATTCCCTATCAGTTTCTCGCCATGTTACCCTATGCGATCGCTTTATTAGCATTACTGGGATTAGCTGGTAAATCTAGACCCCCCCAAGGCTTAGGTGTTCCTTACTCGCCAGGAAATCGCCCAGATTCTCAAATCTAA
- a CDS encoding ABC transporter permease: MIRNKRFQILLPILAPLIAIASALIVGAILILMAGANPITAYTALFQESLTTYFGFGNTLTKMTPLLFTSLGVLVALRAGQFNIGGEGQIYLGALGSTLIGLYVPGLPAIIHIPLALVAGFGFGAIWGLIPGYLKAVRGVNEVITTLLLNYIAVNFISYLVQNPLKAPAAPSPYSPLIAKSAQLPIILPESLAHAGILLALLAAGLLWVLLVRSPLGYQISAVGYNPTAAHYARISVKNTIILVMSLAGGLAGLAGASEVMGLKLRLFEQVSPGYGFDAIAIAFLSRGSISGVVLTSLFFAALRSGANVMQRSAGVPVTVIYAIQGLTVLFIAISLAIERQVKTQSDAKV; this comes from the coding sequence ATGATTAGAAATAAACGCTTTCAAATCCTGCTACCAATTCTAGCACCGCTAATTGCGATCGCCTCTGCCCTGATCGTCGGTGCTATTCTCATATTAATGGCTGGTGCAAATCCCATCACCGCCTACACAGCTTTATTTCAAGAATCTCTCACTACTTACTTTGGCTTTGGTAACACCCTAACCAAAATGACACCGTTATTATTTACCAGTTTAGGTGTCTTAGTAGCATTGCGGGCTGGTCAATTTAATATCGGTGGTGAAGGACAAATTTACCTCGGTGCATTGGGTAGCACTTTAATCGGTTTATATGTGCCAGGATTACCAGCTATCATACACATTCCCCTAGCACTTGTGGCGGGGTTTGGTTTTGGTGCAATTTGGGGTTTGATACCTGGTTATCTCAAAGCTGTGCGGGGAGTCAACGAAGTCATCACTACCCTATTACTGAATTACATCGCCGTCAACTTCATTAGCTACTTAGTGCAGAACCCTTTAAAAGCACCAGCCGCACCTAGTCCTTATTCTCCATTGATTGCCAAATCTGCACAGTTGCCGATTATTTTACCCGAAAGTTTAGCCCATGCTGGCATTTTATTAGCACTACTCGCCGCCGGACTGTTATGGGTGTTATTAGTGCGATCGCCTCTAGGATACCAAATTTCTGCCGTTGGTTATAACCCCACAGCCGCCCATTATGCCCGCATTTCCGTTAAAAATACGATTATCCTAGTCATGTCATTAGCAGGTGGTTTAGCCGGGTTAGCGGGTGCATCTGAAGTCATGGGGTTGAAGCTCCGCTTATTTGAACAGGTGTCCCCAGGCTATGGATTTGATGCAATTGCGATCGCCTTTTTAAGTCGCGGTAGTATTAGTGGTGTAGTGTTAACTTCTTTATTCTTCGCCGCCTTACGTAGTGGTGCTAATGTGATGCAACGTAGTGCTGGCGTACCTGTAACCGTAATTTATGCTATTCAAGGATTAACAGTATTATTTATTGCTATCAGCCTCGCCATTGAAAGACAAGTAAAAACGCAGAGTGACGCTAAGGTTTAA
- a CDS encoding Uma2 family endonuclease, with the protein MIATPQPQKMSIDQYLAWEPLQDCRYEYVNGEIFAMTGGTIPHNDIALNLYRALYPHLRTRGCRINVADVKVQVNTQSPYFYPDVVISCDPRDLNARKFIQYPKIIVEVLSPGTEAKDRGGKFAFYRTMPSLQEYIIIESEKIGVEFYRRGEGRMWLYSPYTIGDNITIESVDFSCAIDLIYEGVSWEI; encoded by the coding sequence ATGATTGCCACCCCTCAACCTCAAAAAATGAGTATCGACCAATATCTTGCATGGGAACCATTACAAGATTGTCGCTATGAATACGTGAATGGCGAAATTTTCGCTATGACTGGCGGGACAATTCCCCATAATGATATTGCCTTAAATCTCTACAGAGCATTGTATCCCCATCTACGCACTAGAGGTTGTCGCATCAACGTTGCTGATGTCAAAGTGCAAGTTAATACACAAAGTCCGTACTTTTATCCTGACGTGGTGATTAGTTGTGATCCCAGAGATTTAAATGCACGCAAATTTATTCAGTATCCCAAAATAATTGTCGAAGTGCTTTCTCCTGGAACAGAAGCTAAAGATAGAGGAGGTAAGTTTGCTTTTTATCGCACCATGCCCAGTTTGCAAGAATATATCATAATTGAATCTGAGAAAATCGGAGTTGAGTTTTATCGTCGAGGAGAAGGCCGAATGTGGCTGTATTCCCCTTATACAATTGGTGATAATATTACTATAGAAAGTGTTGATTTTAGTTGTGCAATTGATTTGATTTATGAAGGCGTGAGTTGGGAGATATAA